Genomic window (Vigna radiata var. radiata cultivar VC1973A chromosome 1, Vradiata_ver6, whole genome shotgun sequence):
GTGATTATCttgaaagaaaatgataaattaacttttaagaAAGCCTTATTCATATAGACCGTACATTATAAAACTCGTACACAAAACTCACTTCTTGCTTATCACTTtagaaacatttaaaacatgttggtatataaacataaaagaagTTAAACTGAAGAATGTGGTATTATTTGGTGCTTCAGTGTTAGAAGAACATGATAATAACATACAAGGGCAAAACCAATTTCACAGTTAGTTTCTATAAGAAAGATCATAAAACctattttgacttttcttttgtTCTGAGTCAGAAATTGTAGATCAAGATGTTAGTTATTCTTGTTGCAAAAGGGAGTCCATGGCCTCTGTCAGATTTTTCTGAAGAGCATGAAGAGACTCTGTGAAATGAAAGACTTCTGTTTCTTCCATTTCTAAAGACATTGCAGAAATATTTCCTGCATGATGGCACTCAAGATGCTTTACAATAGGGGATTGTTCACCCAAAACCTGTCATATGGAAAAgataaatcataaaaatgacCAGTATTATGATAGAGGTCTAAGCACACTAAGTACTAAAACAACATAATTGGTCATCATACCTCAGCCATGGTTGAAATGGCCAGAATAgtttgtaatcttttggcagcaGATTTTGATTCATGATCTTGTAATGGTCTGAGAATTTTATGGATTTCAGGACCAAGGCCACTACCAAGCATGCAATCTGCCTCATCCAACACCTGCTCAAGAAGCATGAAAAAGAGTAGTGTGATCAACGATAGGAGCTTCCAAGAACTGGTAGCCTGAGAGCTCTACATAGATTAtgacacaaatatttttaagtgaTACTAATTACTAACCAAGTATCTTATTTCAGAAGGAACAATGCTCCCCTCTTCAATATATTGAAGAATCTCACAAGTAGTTCCTATCATTAGGCCAATTGAGGCTTGTGACTGCCCATTATCTGGTGAAGCACAATCCTTTGCAGACTTCATTTTTGTGTTATGGATGATATATTTTGCAGCATTGAAGCACTGAAATGCCAATAAATTTTGAAAGGATCATGATCAGTTCATAAATACCAGGAAGGTACTCTGCAGAACTAAATAGACAAGACGGTGAGATGATAATACATAGTAGAAATTGAGTCACCTGTGCAGCTTTCTCCTCCGTAGCACAAAGCACGATGGCTTGTGGATGTTTTGAATTTGAACCAAGCAACTCTCCATCCCGTCTTAGCAACTGCACAAGttgacatatttaatttaatcaattttttctctaaggaaaataataaacatgGGAGGAACAGGACAGCAAAAGTAGATAACAGTTATAATCGTTTGTGTTGATCTGATGAAAATGAAGGTAAAAAAACTGTCACTAACTTTATaagtattaaattattcaacCCTATTAGAGATCTCATATAATCTTGAAATATgaccaaaatataatatattcacCCATTTGTAAAATTGACATAAGAAAACACTTAAAATGgagatattttataattcaactCAATACAATGATTCTAAGATAAATCACTAATTCGATCATAATAAGTTGACTTGGGAAATTTGTTTTCTCTTAGCGGAATTCTcaagttaaaaatcaattttatataccAGAGTTCCAATAGATGAGACATACAAGAATCCTTCTATGCCATAACATGGTTGGCTATGAACCAATTTCACTTGACATCACCTTCCAAGCAACAAAATTCCGGTATTTTCTATCAAACTTGAAACCCATATCAATACCAATACCAAACAAATAACGCAACAACAATGGTCATATGAACTAGGTGAAATaccagataaaaaaaaaaaaaaaaaaacaaactacaAAAATTTAAGCCAGCCTGCAAAGTGAATGCATTCCCAAATTTCAGTATCTAGTATCCACTCAACTCAAGGAATTTGATGCTAAGGCTCAAAAGTCAAAACCTTGgaaggaaaatgaagagaacTAAAGTAACCTGAATAAGGGGCAACAAGAAGGCCAAAGTTCTGTCCGGTTCGCATGGTGAGCTCAGCAACAAACTCTTCCCTTCCAAAATAGCAGGAATAACCACACACTGTATCTCACTGGGAATAAACCCTCCAATCTCCTCCATTACCTCAACAAGCTCCTCACTCACACCCAACTCCTTGAAGCTTCTAATAACCATGGTGGGTTCATCCTCATTCTGCACACCCTTTTGGACCGCCTTCTCAGTATAAACATCTGAACTTAACGGAACTGATGTTGAACCCACTTGAGGGGTACCCTTGGAGTCTTTTGGGGACCCTTTGAGTTTTCTTTGCTTGAACTGTTCCAAAATCAGTGAATCCCTTTGGGACTTGGAAGATGAAGTCTTTGATTCTTCAATAGGAGGGGTTATGGAGGAGGAAGAAGTTGAGAATGTGATGCTACTTCGTAATAAAGAAGTGAGTgatgttgattttgataaagGGTTGTGCTTTACCGGTGAGAGCAGAGAAAAAGAGAGGCTAAGAAGCACTCTGCCTCTTCTTGACATGTTTCTCTCTTCTGCGTTCCTTTTTGTTCTTCGAAATACAGTGTGGGAATTGGGAGTTTTGGGTTTTTATGCCGGTAGGGTATGCTTTTGAGTGATGTGTTATGTGAGGTTTTTGTAAGGAATATATTACTTTACTCATTCTTATTTAATATAGAAATTTTAActtactttactttttttaacaatttctcATGTCTCTTAATAGTAGAGCATTTCTATATTAAGTATGAGTATTtcaataataactattttttatatattaataattttatttatttttttttaatataagactTCAACTCGAATTCTTAAAAGATTATGTGTATGTTATTTGGTTTTGTGAAAATGagtaaaatttagaaaaattatgaaaatggaacacaattttaaactaaaaaatatggttaaatatatgttttagtcctcatatttgtaccccattctcaattgggtcctcatgttttttttgtcccaattgcatcctaatatttgttaatttgaggcaataaCATCATCTCCGTTAACTTATCCCTGACGCCGTTTACACTGTGCGCTgatgtgtaaataattttatatttgtggcATTATGCATTATTTAATCACCTGCAGAGGCACCAGCAGCAGCGTGACAAATTAAAGCCCTGATGTCGAGACTACCACTACAAGTTTCGCCATTGCTACTCATATTAGAATCCCAAAACGCAATTTATCAAAGTCGAAGGGAAGTAGTTCCTTAGTTTGCAGAAGAAGGGAAGGGAATTATTTTCATGGCAGATCTTAAattcttgtttctttatatACAATCTTCCAAGTTTCAAGTGTtgagaggagaaaaaaaaagtaaaggtgCGATTTGGGGTTAACTTGAGAGAAGGTTTTGTATACGCGGCGAATGGGTCTAATGAAGGGGCTGAAACGTGTTCTTCGGGGAATGAAAAACTGCCAAGCAAAATCAACAGTCTCAAgagttgaaaattgaaagagaacGAGAATTTGTGGGGTTATTTCCACTCTTTTTCTCTGTCGTTGAATCGTTTCTTCTCCCTCTGGATCCTTGGGGGGTGGAAATTCTCTTCAATTTCTCAATTAATTCACTTTAACTAATTCACTTTAAGTTCATAAAACTTGAAGCAGGGTTCGAAGGCCCAGCGAAAGAGAAACGGTGGAGAATCCAGGAGGGACGAGATCTTCTAATCTTCtttgtgagagaaaaaaaggatcTTGATTCTTCTTGGCTCTTGGTTTTAATGGCTGCAATTGATGGGTCTTGAAGAAACGCTCTGTCATTGGAGATAAGGCTGAAATTGGGTTTTTAGATTTTGAGGAAGAGAGATCTGTTTGCAGTGACTTTGATTATGAAGGGGCTCCTGTTGTTGTATCTGCCCCATTTCAATTTGTGGATGGCAAGCCTCTCTCTGAAACACTTTTCAAATGCTTCACAGCAACACTCTTTCATGGTTTCCTACCTCGTAAACGACCGCGAGTTCTCCCCATAAACCGTTCTAAAGGcttccaaattcattcaattcgAGACCTCCCGAAAAGCTCGACTCAGTCATCGCATTCTTCAGACACAACGGATTCAGCAATACTCAGATAAACTACATCGTCGGAAGAGCACCCAAGGTTCTCACTTGCGACCCCCACAAAAGGGTTTTTCCAAAGGTCGAGTTTTTACTCTCCAAAGGGGCCTCATGCTCTGACATTGTAGGAATGCTAGGGACATTGTTCTTCAGGATTGCTGGGGTTggataattacaaaaaaaatatcattaaataatgcataatgccacgaatataaaattatttacacatcAGCACAGTGCAAACAGCGGCAGTGGCAAGTTAACGGAAAGGGCATTATtgtctcaaattaacaaatattaggatgcaattgggacaaaaaaaacatgaggacccaattgagaattgggtacaaatatgaggactaaaacatatatttaaccaaaaaatatatatgtttttaaacaCAATTTTGATACTGATCCGAAGTTGTGACCGATCAGCAcgctttttgttttttattttttgtttttttttttaatgaaatgtgTTTGTGAGTTTGATTAAGGTCtgagtttttttttcatcaGTATGCTTTtagattctttttattatagtaGTGCACTCAAgcacgttatatatatatatatatatatatatatatatatatatatatatatatatatatatatatatatatatatatatatatatatatatttggttaaatgattttttttgctggttttcttcaattaggtcttcgtttttaaaaaatgatcaatttagttcctgaatttgaaaaatcaaaccaaaccaATTAAGGACATTCTGTTAACTTTCCTGGACAACGTTAAATATGAACTTTGCTGGCAAGAGTAGTTGTCATGCTGCAAACAGATGGCACATAATGTGTTTATGAGGTGGATTTAAATGATTTGTTTATGCATAAAATTAAAGAAGCGCGTGATTTCAGtggtttcttatttttaatgtttttgtcgCAAAGTTTAATCAAAAACCAAACTTTGACATCACCAGAGCAAGGAACCCAGAGCCAATGCCATCAAGTCCAAATCGATGTCCGCCATTACAGGCCACTTTTAAGATGGAAACCACCACAAAGAATCCCAAACCCCAATAAAAAATGCAACTAAATCAAGAAACAAGATTTCCCATACTAGAATTCCCATTTAGCAATTTCAGAAACCCTGAGCCCCAAAAGTTTCATTTCATAACTATCAAGAATCACAGTCATGAATAATAGAGGCAAAAGGAAATCTTAAATCGTAACTCGAAACCCTAATCCTAAATCAAAACCCTTGCCGCATCATCGCCGGAAAATCAATCCTGCCACTACAACACTCACCTTGCCACGAGAAGGGAGGACACGCCCTACCAACCGGAATTCGTATCCCTTCCCTGCAAAATCCCACGCAGAAccaagaaaaagataaagaatggGGTAATGCCTTCTCTCTGCCACACGAACTCGCACTAGGTCGAAAGGAGGAACGAAAACCTCCTAGCCATGGTTCACTGCGCGATAGCGAACCTCGCCTGAAACACGCCTTCCCAGCATCATCGCCACGCCGTCAGCACGCCCTGGATAATCCTCCAGGTTGGTTTGTCCATTATTATATTCAACACCCATgatgaagagaaaaggaaaaagcttGAAGCTTCTGATTAATggatcaaaacaaaagaaaggaagagaaccTATTGTTTGCCAGAGAAGCACTCAAAGATTTGGGGGAAATCAAATCTGAGTTGTGTGAATAGTCAGTATCAGGAAACTAATTTAGGGTTCAAAATCTGATTGggattttagaataattaaaagtaattaaagagaaaattacTCATCCTAATAAGTAAAATTActctttaattaaaagtaattaaagagaaaattacTCACCCTAAACTCTTTCTCCAATTTCCCCCATTCTTTTACCTTTACCTTTAAAGAAACCACTCAtgcttctttcaattttatgcataaacAAATCATTTAAGTCCACGTCATAAACACATTATGTGTCATCTGTCTGCAATATGGCAGCTACTCTTACCAACAAAGTCCATATTTAACGTTGTCCAGAAAAGTTAACGGAATGTCTttgattggtttgatttttcaaattcagggactaaattgattatttttaaaaaacgcggacctaattgaagaaaatcaGCAAAAATAAAGACCCCTGAATGTATTTAACCtatgtatttttatgaaaatcattTGGAAATCGTGTTCAAGTACATGATTCcacctttgatttttttttttcatatttttctttagattttgatttttttattcttttctgaatttggatttttgatgtattaaaaaaatgcaaattaaaGTTTGTAATTAACATTTAGAATacattttatgtatttaaaaatgtaattatggtttttaattttaatttaacatttgtgtcattattatatttgttaattaaattaataattttaattgaatataatttgaaaaataaaagttaataagtaTATATGtgacatcatatatatatatatatatatatatatatatatatatatatatatatatatatatatatatatatatatatatatatatatataaaaggacaACAAATTAGAGTATTACAATCATTCATAATGgtctaaattaaaattcttaaccAATTCAAAGTACTTCAAAATAACCTAATAAGTaactcaaaataacataaaataactaGGTGAAATCCTAGAGAGAACTAAGCGGCAACATCAGCGTCCACCAGTGCTTGCTTCAATGGAACTTCCTCAACAACACCTGCTCctatccaagtggatgatcatcgcaagagaaagcatacccaagcaacatacaacacaaaagtaagggtgagctaggtaaacaaacaacatacataTAATACAGTCAATCAATGTCATCAtgcttaattaaatataaaaagaacaagCAAGGCATACCAACCAAACCATGCATCAAATACTCAACGCAACTCATCTAGATTTGGTATAACATGTCTAACTATTGttcgtctttgcacttgcatagttcagctggcccatccccaacactatgcaaggtaagtCCCCTCAATCTGTCTATGCCTAAACTccaagactatagacgaggacctccctctactctcatcACTCACATTGTTCTTCTCTGTTTGAGTATGAACAATGCTCtaagtgtagggatagacataccatttcaaagctcccaaCAATTATACATACAACAACACCATCTCTATAATCATTCCCAATAATCTCTTCCTAAGATGTTCATTTCATCATTCTAATTCACAGTCATATTCTTTCAAGCCacacaattcaaatatatatatatatatatatatatatatatatatatatatatatatatatatatatatatatatacacacacacacacacatacattaCACTATGTCAATCAAGCAACATAACACCAAACTGAAAACCATCTCaaatagaaaatattgttaTGTTATCTCAATCACACCATAAAACTCTacaatttcttgtaaaataatacatccccacaaataaaattaatttaattaagtacaCAATATCATCATAAATCTAAACCAACATTTAATTAAcactatttatagtttattcaGTTTCTAAATAGATTCTCCAAAACAaacttcttattatattatCCTAATTTCCCTTAACtttctataatataatatttaattatattccaaaagatatatatatatatatatatatatatatatatatatatatatatatatatatatatatatatatatatatatatatatatatatatcaacaaaCGGATATTACACTTAGCAAAAAtccttatattaaatatattatacgtcatctatttaaaatataacaacagCATTGTAACTCCATAAactaatatcataaaataatattataagaataccaatcaaataacaattatgataaatttatataatatattattatatagcatacaaaatcacaaaactaaactaaatcCAAAAGAATTCCTACAACACGTAAAACTCCAACTTTTTCCATATTCAATGTATAAATCATatcatcaatttatttttctaacatcaatcttgcaattatttttcaacAAGGATAGCAAGACTTTACACCAATATCATGATAGCAACCAACAAGCATTTTATGCACTTTTTACAGTCATTACAACAAGTACTTTATGccatatttacaataattacaacaaatattttataattacagGAAATATATTCTGCAGATTTTTAacccaaaaacaacaaaactttaaaattccAAGCAGCATTTTCGTTTAAACAggaaatattttcattcaaacaacTAACATTTTTTGGTgcagaaattttaaaaacaacaacatttttcatgacaaaacaaagtaaaacagCAACCATTTTTTTGCATAGTCAGGAATTTGCAAAATTTTTAACAGCTAACAACAAGCCTTTTTGACAGCAACCAGAAAATGATTTAGGTGCAATACAACATCCAGAACAGCACCAAACAACAAGGTTTTCTTGTGcagaaacaataattaaaatagtgtgaaaaaaataattaaacataggCATTCTTTCACAATTTCCACAAAATTCATCTAATGCATACAAGGATTTCATAGGGcgtaaataaaaagaaaactcagctccccttacctggaaatttCACAACTCTATACCAAAGCTTGGTTCTACAGTACCCCGGGTCACACCGAACTTGGACCGCACCCTACAGATCACAGAACTGTGATCAAGAATAGTTCTTAGAGCTACTGTTGAAGAGAGATTGGAAGAATAGAAACGAAAGGCACATGCATCAACAAAACTGTTGCATGCTCAAAACCCTAGAAGCCTAAGGAAAGGGGAAACGACTTACCGACGAAATAACGAGAACCCAATCGATTCAAGTCGAAGCTCTCGACTCCGAGAA
Coding sequences:
- the LOC106768009 gene encoding DEAD-box ATP-dependent RNA helicase 39, yielding MSRRGRVLLSLSFSLLSPVKHNPLSKSTSLTSLLRSSITFSTSSSSITPPIEESKTSSSKSQRDSLILEQFKQRKLKGSPKDSKGTPQVGSTSVPLSSDVYTEKAVQKGVQNEDEPTMVIRSFKELGVSEELVEVMEEIGGFIPSEIQCVVIPAILEGKSLLLSSPCEPDRTLAFLLPLIQLLRRDGELLGSNSKHPQAIVLCATEEKAAQCFNAAKYIIHNTKMKSAKDCASPDNGQSQASIGLMIGTTCEILQYIEEGSIVPSEIRYLVLDEADCMLGSGLGPEIHKILRPLQDHESKSAAKRLQTILAISTMAEVLGEQSPIVKHLECHHAGNISAMSLEMEETEVFHFTESLHALQKNLTEAMDSLLQQE